From Thermofilaceae archaeon, one genomic window encodes:
- a CDS encoding AAA family ATPase, protein MRRLTVAVSGKPGTGKTTYARHIAQVFNLRYVSSGELFRRIAQERGIDLVELHRLAELDESIDREVDARALKEAERGGVVVEGHLAAWLLREHADLKIVLVAPLEVRVERVAKREAKSIVEVEKEVRTRELSNRARALKYYGVDIEDLSIADIVINTAALDVEGVKRVLETFVREYLRLHPDKA, encoded by the coding sequence ATGAGGCGCTTAACGGTAGCGGTCAGCGGTAAACCCGGGACCGGCAAGACGACCTATGCCAGGCACATTGCTCAGGTTTTCAACCTGAGGTACGTTTCGAGCGGAGAGCTGTTTAGGCGAATCGCTCAGGAGAGGGGCATCGATTTGGTTGAACTCCACAGGCTGGCTGAGTTGGACGAGAGTATTGATAGGGAGGTTGACGCGCGTGCTCTCAAAGAGGCTGAGCGAGGAGGAGTCGTCGTAGAGGGTCACTTAGCTGCGTGGCTCCTACGCGAACACGCGGACTTGAAGATAGTGCTCGTGGCCCCTTTAGAGGTGAGGGTCGAAAGAGTCGCGAAAAGGGAGGCTAAATCTATCGTTGAGGTCGAGAAGGAGGTGCGAACAAGGGAGTTGAGCAATAGAGCTAGGGCTCTCAAGTATTATGGAGTCGATATAGAGGATCTTTCAATAGCAGATATCGTGATCAATACAGCAGCTCTCGACGTAGAAGGGGTAAAAAGAGTGCTGGAAACCTTCGTGAGAGAATACTTGCGACTGCACCCTGATAAAGCCTGA